The Amycolatopsis umgeniensis DNA segment GATGTCCGGGCGCTGGAAGGTCAAGCACCCGTCGATGCAGCCGTTGAACGCCGAGGCCAAGGAGCTGGCGGCGCGCTTTTCCCGCGTGCGCTACGAGTGGATCCCGCGTGCGGAGAACTCCCACGCGGACGGGCTCGCGAACGAGGCGATGGACGCCGGGGTCGAGAAGAAGCCAGAAGCACCGAAGACCGTGAAGCAGGACAGGATCAGCCCGGTCGGCTGGACCGGCGCCACCGGCACGCCGACCAAACTGCTCCTCGTGCGGCACGGCCAGACAGCGATGTCGGTCGACAAGCGCTACTCCGGCCGCGGCGACGTGCCGCTCACCGAACACGGCAAGCAGCAGGCAGCCGCTGCGGCGAAACGCCTCGGCGCGATGGAGGGCCTGGTCGTGGACGGCGAGGCCGCGCCGATCATCGCCTCGCCGCTGATCCGCACCCAGCAGACCGCGCAGGCGATCGCGGACGCACTCGGCGGCCGGGTCGAGACACACCCCGGGCTGATCGAGACCGACTTCGGCGACTGGGAAGGCCTCACTTTCAAAGAGGCCATGGACCGCGACCCGGAGTTCCAGACCGACTGGCTTTCCGACACGTCGATCGCGGCGCCGGGCGGAGAGAGCTTCGACGGCGTCCACCGGCGTGTCCGCAAGGCGCGTGACGAACTGATCGCGCGGTACGGCGGCCGGACGCTCGTGCTGGTCAGCCATGTCACGCCGATCAAGGCGCTGCTGCGGATGGGCCTGGACGCCGGGCCGTCGCTGCTGTTCCGCCTGCACCTCGACCTTGCCTCGCTGTCGATCGTCGAGTTCTATCCGGACGGCAACGCCTCGGTCCGGTTGGTGAACGACATCTCGCATCTGTCCTGACGCGAGGGAATGTGGCGCGGATCACGCCTGGATATGACGTGTCGTGGGCGGCCGATGGGGTATTGGCTACAGTTTCGGCGACGGGCACGTGAGCGAAAAGGCAAAGACGGGGACATGACGGCGAGCGCACTCAGCGAAGCTTCCGAAAAAGACGTGCCCGACCCGGCGGAGACGCCGGCCCGTCGTGGCCCGGCCGCCCGGATCGCCCCGTACCTGGCGGTGCTCGCCGGTGTCGCGGCGCTGGCCTGGCACGCCACCCTCTACGGCCACTGGATCGTCGACGACGCGGCCATCACGTTCTCCTACGCGCGCAGCTTCGCCGACGGGATCGGCCCGGTGCTGCAGCCGGGGCAGCCGTCGGTCGAGGGCTGGTCGAACTCGACCTGGCTGGTGCTGCTGGCACTCGGCAAGGTTGTCGGCCTCTTCGACAGCGGCACGCTGTTCGGCCTCCCCGATTACGTCCTGTTCCCGAAGCTGCTGGGGCTCCTGTTCACCGCCGGAACGCTGGCGGCCTGCCACATCGCGGCGAAGCAGATTTTCAAGCGCTTCGCCTGGCTGGCGACGCTGGTCGTCGGGCTGACGCTGGCCGCGATCCCGTCGTTCGTCATCTGGACGATCTCCGGTCTCGAGAACTCCCTGTTCGGGATGGCCGTCGCCTGGCTCGCCGTGCTGCTGTTCGTGGCCGTGCGCAAGGACACCGTGCTCACCGCCAAGGTCGCCATCTGGTCCGGGGTGCTGGTCGCGTTCGCCGCGCTGACCCGTCCCGAAGGCCTGATCTACGGCGGCGCGTACCCGCTCGTCGTCCTGTTCCAGCTGCGGAAGCCGCTGCTCGGGCAGAGCGTCAAACTCGTCGTGGTGTCGGTGGTCGCGTTCGCGATCCCGTTCGGGGCGTACCTCGCCTGGCGGATCGCGGAGTTCGGCAGGCTGCTGGCGAACCCGTCCATCGCGAAGGGGCAGGGCCTGCCCGGGCTTTCGGCGCTGAAGCAGCCTTTCGAACTGGTCGGCTACGCCG contains these protein-coding regions:
- a CDS encoding bifunctional RNase H/acid phosphatase — translated: MTDHVLIEADGGSRGNPGPAGYGAVVKDAATGEVLAERKAYVGIATNNVAEYSGLIAGLAAAAELGASTVDVRMDSKLVVEQMSGRWKVKHPSMQPLNAEAKELAARFSRVRYEWIPRAENSHADGLANEAMDAGVEKKPEAPKTVKQDRISPVGWTGATGTPTKLLLVRHGQTAMSVDKRYSGRGDVPLTEHGKQQAAAAAKRLGAMEGLVVDGEAAPIIASPLIRTQQTAQAIADALGGRVETHPGLIETDFGDWEGLTFKEAMDRDPEFQTDWLSDTSIAAPGGESFDGVHRRVRKARDELIARYGGRTLVLVSHVTPIKALLRMGLDAGPSLLFRLHLDLASLSIVEFYPDGNASVRLVNDISHLS